The DNA window GCGGGCCAACCTGGAGCCGATCCTGCTCGCCTACGAGGGCGGCGGCGCGGCGAGCGACGAGACCTCGGCCGTCGACACGCGGCAGCCGCTGGTCGACGTCGAGACCTCGGACGGGAGCCGGCACCGCCTGTGGGCCATCACCGACCCGGCGGCGCTGGCCCGGATCGCGGCCGACCTGGCGCCCCGGCAGGCACTGATCGCGGACGGGCACCACCGGTACGCGACCTACCAACGGCTCCAGGCCGAGCAGCACGCCGCCGGGCGCGGACCCGGGCCGTGGGACTTCGGCCTCGCGCTGCTCGTGGACACGACCCGCTGGCCGCTGGAGGTCCGGGGCATGCACCGGGTCGTGCCGGCGCTCGCCGCCGAGGACGCGGTCCGGCTCGCCAGCAAGGCGTTCCGGGTGACACGGCTCGAGGGGGACCTGGACGCCGCGCTGCGCGCGCAGGGCGAGGCGCGCGAGCGCGGCCCCGCCCTGCTGGTCAGCGACGGCCGGCGTCACTGGCTGCTCACCGACCCCGAACCGGCGGCCGTCGAGGCGGCGGTGCCGCGTGATCGTCCGCGGGCCTGGCGCTGGCTGGAGGCGACGATCCTGCACGCGGTCCTGCTGGACAGGCTGTGGCACGTCCCCGACACGACCGAGCACGTCCAGTACCGGCACGTGGCCCCTGCCGCGGTGGCAGAGGCCGCGGCGACGGGCGGGA is part of the Carbonactinospora thermoautotrophica genome and encodes:
- a CDS encoding DUF1015 family protein, whose amino-acid sequence is MTVERTSAAAPAPHNLVLAPFRGVRFNPARVRDLGAVTTPPYDIIDADGVGLLEHSDPHNLVRLILPRDGAERYARAARALDRWLAEEVLVTDPEPALYVYEQAIGGRAHRGLIGALGLRPFEAGVILPHEDVMPGPVADRLELMRATRANLEPILLAYEGGGAASDETSAVDTRQPLVDVETSDGSRHRLWAITDPAALARIAADLAPRQALIADGHHRYATYQRLQAEQHAAGRGPGPWDFGLALLVDTTRWPLEVRGMHRVVPALAAEDAVRLASKAFRVTRLEGDLDAALRAQGEARERGPALLVSDGRRHWLLTDPEPAAVEAAVPRDRPRAWRWLEATILHAVLLDRLWHVPDTTEHVQYRHVAPAAVAEAAATGGTAVLLNAVPESTVRELAAAGVRMPRKSTSFHPKPRSGFVLRTFEADHS